In Limibacter armeniacum, a single window of DNA contains:
- a CDS encoding tetratricopeptide repeat protein → MRGYIAKILIFFFFLSSANAFGQEVDKVKEFIEKADFLLENNRFEDAMAMLDNAILVDPSNATLNYKKATIFHSHAKFDAAIEELKKAVEKDNNYTDAFDQLGDLYAQSQDSYQSVQYYDKAYKTTKDKEQKYLFKLKILDVLDQTRNIREMYQHIEDAKSQVGNKFDLSYYEAMYRNEVEEFDTALSLMESIIKDIKPVSGTEIYYQQYTYALYKLRKFDKVKEVLELTASSSVAPTLESFTANYHFSMAEAYFQIMDYSRTSEVLEIALSLDPALTKAFELKKQLLALKADKTKVIEAYKNALAAEKDPEHRSKRLLELAKLNFDMSNFSGAISYIEEYQNLRPANARDIKTVFMRGSAEMQSHIMGKALEQMSKIIHNPKFSPQMKVTFNLVLGMAYKNNGEFDKAEAHLKDAYAGPFRDVVKYEFEEVRKQRHAKESGNNG, encoded by the coding sequence ATGAGAGGATATATTGCAAAAATTTTAATTTTCTTTTTTTTCCTAAGTAGTGCAAATGCATTCGGTCAAGAAGTTGACAAAGTAAAAGAGTTTATCGAAAAAGCAGACTTCCTGCTTGAAAACAACCGCTTTGAAGACGCTATGGCAATGCTTGACAATGCCATTTTGGTTGATCCTAGCAATGCAACACTCAATTATAAGAAAGCGACCATCTTTCACTCACATGCGAAGTTTGATGCCGCTATCGAGGAATTGAAAAAAGCTGTTGAAAAGGACAATAACTACACTGATGCTTTTGATCAATTGGGAGACTTGTATGCTCAGTCACAAGATTCATATCAGTCTGTCCAGTATTATGACAAAGCCTATAAAACGACTAAAGATAAAGAGCAAAAATACCTGTTCAAGCTGAAGATTCTTGATGTACTGGATCAGACCCGTAACATTAGAGAGATGTACCAGCATATCGAAGATGCCAAAAGCCAGGTAGGTAACAAATTTGACCTTTCATACTACGAAGCAATGTACAGAAATGAAGTGGAAGAATTTGATACTGCACTTAGCTTGATGGAATCTATTATTAAGGATATCAAGCCTGTTTCTGGTACAGAGATTTACTACCAGCAATACACCTATGCTTTATACAAACTGAGAAAATTTGATAAAGTAAAAGAAGTACTTGAGCTTACTGCGTCAAGCAGCGTTGCACCAACATTGGAAAGCTTCACTGCAAACTACCACTTCTCAATGGCTGAAGCTTATTTCCAGATCATGGATTACAGTAGAACGTCGGAAGTGTTGGAAATTGCTTTGAGCCTTGACCCTGCTCTGACCAAAGCATTTGAACTGAAAAAGCAACTGCTGGCTCTCAAAGCTGACAAGACAAAAGTAATTGAGGCATACAAAAATGCATTGGCTGCCGAAAAAGATCCTGAGCATAGATCTAAAAGGCTGTTGGAGCTTGCAAAGCTAAACTTTGACATGTCTAACTTCTCTGGGGCAATCTCTTACATTGAAGAGTATCAAAACCTACGCCCAGCCAACGCAAGAGACATCAAGACTGTATTTATGAGAGGCTCTGCTGAAATGCAAAGTCACATAATGGGCAAAGCGCTGGAGCAAATGTCAAAAATCATCCACAACCCTAAATTCTCACCACAAATGAAGGTGACATTCAACCTTGTTTTAGGTATGGCATACAAGAATAATGGGGAGTTTGACAAGGCTGAAGCTCACTTGAAAGATGCTTATGCAGGTCCTTTCAGAGACGTAGTAAAATATGAATTTGAAGAGGTAAGAAAACAAAGACACGCTAAAGAGTCTGGCAACAACGGTTAA